CTGCTGTTACCTTTTTTTCATGTTTTGGCACGCGGTGAATAAATAGAATTGCTATCTTGAGCGATTTATTGTTTTGGAAAtagagaagaacatcgagGTGTTTGTATATTACCCAGACAAACATCCGCACCCAGTATGAGGAATTGGTCGATGAGCTAGAAAAATATACTTAGACGTCATTGCAAATACACGGCTCGAGCGGTTTAATCTCTATAAGGACTAGTACAAGATGATGCTCTGCTTCGGATCGTATGGGtaacaaatatatatctttgtgGGTCCCTGTACTTGAGCATCTcgattcttgaagaagcttaaTTGTTCAGCGAGGGAAGACGAGTCGAACCTCTAATTCACTCCCTTGCTCTATAGAGAGGATAATGATGTGATACCTTgtcactttcttcttctagaAGAAAGTAGATGATATATTCAATCTTTGTTTCAGCTCGGTGAGGGACGTAAATAATAGTGAATAATATGAAGCCCTTGATTGCTTCATCGGGTATGGATCGAAATTTGCAGCGGAGGGGAAGTCTATTATTAAGAAAAATTACGATGACGATACGCTTGGATAGATACAGAATCACCGGATCACCTGGACTGACGCTCTCATTGGATAAGGAGGATCGCCATAGAAATCAGCCTCGTTAAACCCAAAATATGAGCAGTCCACCGATAAGGAAGACCCGACTGGGATATGGACGCAAATTGGTCCGAAACAGGGAAATACTGATCATATCGAATTCGGATCTCGTCTGCCATCAACATGGCATGATCGTCATGAAACTGGAATAACTTCCGATTAGTTCCTTTTTCATGTGTACGGGTGGTTTTTGACAAACCTTAAGTGGTATTGGCAGTATCACGATACGGTAACTTTTCAAACCTCCGTCCGTCTCAATAATTGTCCACCTGAACAGATGAAAACCAAAATAAGTTAAAAAAacctggaaaagaaataaaaaaaagcaatgttGAACGATCTGAAGTTAGTTTGCGTTGCCAATAAATTTACATCGAATCCCCTGGTTGTTTCATTTCTTACGCCGTCCCCCCGTTCagttgtctttctcctcttcctctctcgtcgtcgtcttccaATTCTAATTTACCAAGCATCATTCACTCCAAAGAACGAGATTAattcccttccttcctcttctccgccctGGATGCGATCGTTTTGATTGACGGTGGttcccttcctcctctctggtctccacttccaccacatttattattgattgattattattcttatcttttttatacaccatcgtcatcacaTCACCTGGGGAGCTGCCTAACGGCCTGATTTGCATCGATCTTTtgacttctttctccccctctttcCTGCGCGACGACTGACAGTTAGACACGCATCTTCTGCCCCCTCGCCTGTCCGTCATGGACCACGCTGGCTGCTCGTAAGCTTGGTCGGGTCGTCATTCGCTTGCAGTCCAAACCATCCATATTTGAACCCATTTATCGCATACTGAATCTCTAATCACCACCCCCGATTTCACCCACTGGTTGCTTCTCTGACCTGCAGTATGTCTCAgcctctctttttttctgcgtgctttttccttgccataaatttttctcctcccttctttctttacaTTTTGTACAACCCAAAATTGATCCCAAAATAAAGTCTATGCTGACACTGAggtcatttttcttttttttttttttgttttttttaGTAACCCTTACATTCACGATCTGACGATCATCTGATTCCTACTGTTTGGCGTTATTGGTCCTTCTCCCCCCGATTGCTCGATGCCGTCCGAGTTGGTCGTCCTGCCGCCCTCGTCGCCCCTCATGATTTCCGCCATTCCTCCCCCCCGTCCAGTTTCTGTAAATTCGCTGGCGAGAGCCTCGGTCTCGTCGTCGATTCCATATGCCAAATCAACTCGAAGTACTAGCGCAGAGTTCCAGCTGCCCGATGGCCCCATCGCCCCTCCCGCAGTGCCTGGCCAGCTGGCCTGCCAGTCCCCTGTGGATACCGatatggaagatgtggagatcatTGTGGATGCACCACATCCCCTCCGGCCAGAACTGCAGTTTCAAAACCTCCCCGTCGAAATCCACGAAGCCATCCTTGACTACCTTTTCGGCGAACGAGCGGCAGCTTTCACAACGACCGGTCCGGGAAAATCGCCCGGTCGAAGTTGGAATAAATCTCTCCGTCACCCACGACGGAAAGTTTTGTCGAACCTAGCGTTAATCTCGCCGGTGTGGAGATCGTTAGTGCAGGATCGGATCTACAGACATAGTGAGTCGAGGGTAATGTCGTTGTTCGGAGAATCTGTCTGACCGTGACTAGTCAAAATTAAAGGCACGACTGAGGAGTTGTACGAATCGGCACGTTGGTTCCGGGCGCATCCCCTTCTAGCCAGCTATGTCCGTCATGTTGAGATATGGATCCCCGTATGGGGTAAGCGAGCCACCAAGAATAGCTCTTCTCAAATACCGGCCCGGCGATACAATGACGAGGATATGGATGGAGCCGCCGCGCACACGACCATGGTATGGGACGATTCCGATACCAACCATGGAAACGACTACAAGTACCACTACGCAAGTCATAATGCCACTTTAGAGGAGATCTTTTATCACGTCCAGTCGTGCTTTCCGGAGGCACGCATTTTGACCCTCGAAGGAGGCCACTGCAAAAAGCCGCCGATGGTACGCCACTTCAGGAACGATCCGTGTGGATTCTCCGGCCAGCGGCTGCCGACACTACCGGAGATTCGCTCGTTTGTAATGCGCGGAGCTTGGAATATTATGCGCGACCATCGACATTGGCACAATTTGTCAGAAGCGTTGCCGGGTTTACAAGAGTGGCATTGTGCGTACGCGAAACCGAAGGTCGAAGGGTATCATACCATCGCAGAAATTCTACGACGACTGTCGCCCTCCATTGTGCACCTTAATATTAGCTTGGAAGGATTCTACAGCAAGGACAGCACGCAGACCAGCTGGCTGGGCGACGGAGTCAACCCTCCTCATCTATGTCGCTTGCTCGGAGATGTCATACCACATCTGGAGTCCCTCGCGTTCACGGGCAAGGTCTGTGCGTGTCTGTTCCAACCCACGCGAAGTTCTTTGTCAACCTGGCCACCCAAGTCCTCGAAATTGAGATCGCTAGATCTGGTGGTCAAGAATTGCTGCCGCGACAAGCGAACCAGCTCCGGACTGCCATTCCTGGATGACTTTTCGCGGATCACCAACCTCCACTTCATCCGGGCGTTCGAGCGATTGATCACCGGCGCGGTACATAGTCTCAATACCCACCAAGTGCTGAATTACATGCGGATTCGGTTCATTGATCTGGACTCAGCCTGCCCGCCTCTCAACCCGTATTTCCAGCTCATTGACGACGAATGCTCGGGTCTCTGGAGCGAGCGGATTCTCGACATGCTGCACGAGGCCCGACCCCAGGCGCATTTCATCGAGTTGTCCGAAGGGATTTACCCACAGTATGGACCCAACCACCAAATCGTGGGAGCAGTATACCCACGAACCCGTCCTTTAAGCATCCACGCCGCCACCTACAAAATCATCGCGGACGTGTCCAAATCCTAACCGATTGGGGGATATTTGGACCCAGTAGCAGTACCACCCACATTCCAAACCAGTTAGATACCCCAAGTCCTGTGGACTAAAGAGTGAAGATGGGAATGATAGTCCGGCGTACTATCGAAGTCATCGCATCCATGTAGGAGTATAAATAATCGTGTTTTACATATACTAAGGAGTAGGATGTTTCATATAATCCAGAAAAGCGGGATTGGTGTTCTTGTGTGGATCTACCAGAAACATGCTTCATAATACATTCAATCTGAAAGATTTGACCTTGAATAAGTATGAATGGTCTCTATCGGGCAACTGCGGTCTATACCCTAAtcggtacggagtactaccAGCACACTGCAGCTCAGGGCTGGTAGAAAAGGTAGTATGACATGCCAGTACTACTACCGTCCCACAATTCCCGCCAGGAATGCAGACCAGCGTATGGATACAACCACACCGACTCACTTAaacaaaggaacaaagaaacccgAAACCAACAAAGAATCTGTAACAACCCGTCATCAGGAATCAGTTTCCGAATGAATCACCACCTTTCCCTCCATACTACCTAAATAGGAAATCCAGAAGTATTAGGATGTGCATCTCACCTGGCAATCTCCTAGCTAACCTGGCTTCCAGATAGGTACGGCTCATAAAGATGGGAGTACGCTTGCTCTCTGGCAGTTCACGTTATATCGCTTCTATCTATCTCGATTACATTTCGTTCTTCATGAAGAGATAACCATCAATCCTACTACATTTTCTCATCAGGAGATCAATATGTGACCATAGTTaagtgaaaaagaaagttcTTGTATATACCATTATCATTAATATTAACAATATGTACTAGTCTATGTCTATGAACATATCTCGTAAACTTTAAACAAAAGATATCTACAATCATATCAAACGGACTCCGAGCTCGACCCAGCAGAGCTGAGTGGGCCCTGTCCACGTCGTAACCTTCCCCACCACGTCCGAGACGGCTGCGATAAATGCACCCTCTCCTTGGTGAAGCCCAAGGAGCTGTTCGAAGAGGCCATCCGCTCCCGAGCAATGAAGCTGCGGCTTTGGTACTTGCCAATCCAGAGCATCTGTTCGTGTTCCCGGAGATACCGGTGCTCTGAGAAATTGTTGAGCACGTTATCACGCCCGCGCATACCGAGTCGACGTCGTTGTTCAGTTTTAGCGTACATCCGCTTCGTGATCTGCTCCACCTCTTCGGGACTGGGGCGCAGTGACAACTTCGGCGGCTGATAgccctcctcgtcctcggcGAACGGGGCCCACTCATCGACCAAGGCAAGAATTCGGATTTGCGCTTGAGCAAGAGACAGGGCGTCATTGGGCGCGACGACCTCGCTGAACCGTTTTCCAGTTTTGCTGTCTGTGACCACGCAGAACGACGCGCCAACGTCGGTACAGACAACGGGAACTCCTGTCAATGCAGCCTCTCCCATAGCCAATGGCAGACCTTCGGAAATGGAAGAATTCATGAAAAGCCA
This window of the Aspergillus oryzae RIB40 DNA, chromosome 8 genome carries:
- a CDS encoding uncharacterized protein (predicted protein) codes for the protein MPSELVVLPPSSPLMISAIPPPRPVSVNSLARASVSSSIPYAKSTRSTSAEFQLPDGPIAPPAVPGQLACQSPVDTDMEDVEIIVDAPHPLRPELQFQNLPVEIHEAILDYLFGERAAAFTTTGPGKSPGRSWNKSLRHPRRKVLSNLALISPVWRSLVQDRIYRHIKIKGTTEELYESARWFRAHPLLASYVRHVEIWIPVWGKRATKNSSSQIPARRYNDEDMDGAAAHTTMVWDDSDTNHGNDYKYHYASHNATLEEIFYHVQSCFPEARILTLEGGHCKKPPMVRHFRNDPCGFSGQRLPTLPEIRSFVMRGAWNIMRDHRHWHNLSEALPGLQEWHCAYAKPKVEGYHTIAEILRRLSPSIVHLNISLEGFYSKDSTQTSWLGDGVNPPHLCRLLGDVIPHLESLAFTGKVCACLFQPTRSSLSTWPPKSSKLRSLDLVVKNCCRDKRTSSGLPFLDDFSRITNLHFIRAFERLITGAVHSLNTHQVLNYMRIRFIDLDSACPPLNPYFQLIDDECSGLWSERILDMLHEARPQAHFIELSEGIYPQYGPNHQIVGAVYPRTRPLSIHAATYKIIADVSKS